A stretch of the Channa argus isolate prfri chromosome 9, Channa argus male v1.0, whole genome shotgun sequence genome encodes the following:
- the slc10a2 gene encoding ileal sodium/bile acid cotransporter — MSTFTATTAVHLACDSTSTICSGANCLVPPSNFNEILSVVLSSVLTVMLAMVMFSMGCTVDAQKLWGHIKKPWGIIIGFICQFGIMPFTGFALSLAFGVQPVQAIVIIIMGCCPGGSGSNIICYWLDGDMDLSISMTACSSILALGMMPLCLVIYTTTWTSSGTIQIPYDSIGITLAALLVPIAIGMYFKRKKPHLAKKILKVGSIAGFGLIIIIAVVGGVLYQSSWNIAPSLWVIGTIYPFIGFGMGFLMARFVGQPWHRCRTIALETGFQNSQLCSTVVQLSFSLEDLEVMFAFPLIYSIFQLVVAVLFVGGYQGYKKLCSCGPADADSEAPSVEADDTEPVKVKGCALDNKAFELDENFKSEGKGDRTDKNTHL; from the exons ATGTCCACAttcacagcaacaacagcagtgcATCTTGCCTGCGACTCTACTTCGACGATCTGTTCAGGTGCAAACTGCCTCGTACCTCCCAGTAATTTTAATGAAATCCTGAGCGTGGTGTTGAGTTCAGTGCTCACAGTGATGCTCGCAATGGTCATGTTCTCCATGGGCTGCACTGTGGATGCCCAAAAGCTATGGGGCCACATTAAGAAACCCTGGGGCATCATCATTGGCTTTATCTGCCAGTTTGGCATCATGCCTTTCACAGGCTTTGCCTTGTCGCTGGCTTTTGGTGTGCAGCCTGTGCAGGCTATCGTCATCATCATTATGGGCTGCTGTCCTGGAGGATCCGGCTCTAACATTATCTGCTACTGGCTGGATGGAGACATGGATCTCAG TATCAGTATGACAGCTTGTTCTTCTATCCTGGCCTTGGGAATGATGCCTCTCTGTTTGGTTATTTACACAACCACGTGGACCTCTTCTGGCACCATCCAGATCCCATATGACAGCATTG GGATCACTCTCGCAGCCCTTCTTGTCCCCATTGCCATAGGAATGTATTTTAAACGCAAGAAGCCCCACTTGGCAAAAAAGATCCTTAAG GTGGGGTCCATTGCCGGCTTCGGTCTCATCATAATCATAGCTGTAGTTGGAGGGGTTCTCTACCAGTCTTCCTGGAACATTGCTCCTTCCCTGTGGGTTATTGGAACTATCTACCCTTTTATTGGTTTTGGCATGGGGTTTCTCATGGCCAGGTTTGTGGGTCAACCCTGGCACAG GTGTCGAACCATAGCACTGGAGACGGGTTTCCAGAATTCCCAGTTGTGCAGCACGGTTGTCCAGTTGTCTTTCAGTCTTGAAGACCTAGAAGTCATGTTTGCATTCCCCCTCATCTACAGCATCTTCCAGCTTGTTGTTGCAGTGTTATTTGTCGGAG GCTACCAAGGATATAAAAAGCTTTGCAGCTGTGGCCCAGCTGATGCAGACAGTGAGGCCCCATCAGTGGAAGCTGATGACACTGAGCCAGTAAAGGTAAAGGGCTGTGCTTTGGACAACAAAGCATTTGAGCTTGATGAGAATTTCAAAAGTGAAGGAAAGGGGGACCGCACCGACAAGAACACCCATTTGTGA